A region of the Terriglobia bacterium genome:
CGTGAGGGCGGTGGCGTCGCTCCTCGTCGGCGACGTCCCCCTGCCGCCGACGACGCCGGTCTGCCACGAGTGCAAGATGCTGGAGAGGGATTGCCTCCTGATCTCGAAGGGGCTCCCTTGCGCCGGCGCGGTCTCCGCCGCGGGGTGCGGGGCGCGGTGCCCCGGCTTCAACGTGCCTTGCATCGGCTGCCGGGGACCCGTGGTGGAGGCGAACCTGGAGTCGATGCGCGACGTCCTCATCGAGAAAGGCTTGAGCGACGAGGCCATCCGAGAGAAGCTCCGGACCTTCGCCGCTCCGGTGATCGATTGGCAGCGTCCGGAAGGTGCAGCATGACGAGAACCATCGCGGTCAACCATCTGGCCAGGGTCGAAGGGCACGGCGGGGTCACGGTCGTCCTGGACGGCGACCGGATCGAGCGGCTGGAGTTCGACATCTTCGAGGGGCTCAGGCTCTTCGAGGGGCTCGTCGTCGGCCGGACGGCCGACGAGATCCCCGCCATCGTCTCCCGCATCTGCGCCATCTGCTCCCACGGCCACACGGTGGCGGCCCTCCGCGCGCTGGAGGACGCGCTGGGTGTTCACGTCTCACGGAAGGCGCGGATGCTGAGGGACCTTTCCTTCCAGGGACAGAACATCGAGAGCCATGCCCTGCACGTGTTCGTGCTGGCCCTCCCGGACGTGCTCGGGCACCCGAGCGTGATCTCGCTCGCGGCCGTGGCCCCCGACGTCGTGGCGACGGCTCTTCGCCTGAAGAAGCTCGGCAACTCGATCCAGGAGGTGACCGGCGGCCGGGCCGTGCACCCCGTGAACCACGTCATCGGGGGGTTCGGCCGCTTCCCCACCCTGGACGAGATGCTGGTCCTCCGCCGGGACCTCGAGGCCGGCGTCGAGGACTGCAAGCGCGTCATCGACGTCCTGGCCGGAATAAGGATGCCGGAGTTCGTGAGCGAGCCGATCCGCGTGGCGGCGCTCGTCCCGGAGGACGACGCCTTCTTCTTCGGCAACGAGATCGCGCTCTCGACCGGCGAGCGGATCCCGGTGGCGGACTACCGCAGCCTGACCAACGAGCGGGTGGCCCTCCACTCCACGGCCAAGCACAGCGAGCACCGGGGGAGGTCCTACATGGTCGGGTCCCTCGCCCGGCTGACCCTCCACGGCGAACGGATCGGCGGGCTGGCCCGGGAGGCCTGGGAGAGGATCGGGTTCCGTCTGCCCTCGAGCAACATCGTCGCGAACAACGTCGCCCAGGCCGTCGAGATGATCTACTCGGTGGAGCAGGCGCTCCGCGTGGTGAACCGGCTGCTCGAGGAGGGGCTCGAGCCCGAGGCGCCGGCGCCCTACCGCATGCGGGCGTCGAGCGGCGCCGCTGCGGTGGAGGTCCCGAGGGGCACGCTCTTCCACTCGTACACCCTGGACGCCGGCGGCAAGGTCCTGGCCGCCGACGTGATCACGCCCACGGCGCAGAACCTCCTCAACGCGGAGGACCAGATGCGCGCCACCGTCCGCGACGCCAAGGGAGCGACGGACGACGAGATCCGGCACCGCCTGGAGATCGTGGCGCGGGCCTACGACCCCTGCATCAGCTGCTCGGTCCACGTGGTGCGCACCTGACGGCGGAGGGGACGGGACGGGACGCTCGCCCCCCGGTTGACTCGCCCGGACCGGGGGGCAAGAATGGAGCTTCAACCCCTCGAATCCCTGGGTTCCCGATGCTCTCGTTCTTGCGCGACCTGTCGCTCAGGGTCAAGATCACGCTCGCCTTCATCCTGCTCGTCCTCCTGGGCGCGTCCGTGTCCATCACCATCGGCTCCGGCATCATCACCCGCGCGATGCTGGGGGAGGCCCAGAAGCGCGTCTCGACCGGACTCGAGACGGCACGCATGATGTACGAGCTCCGGCTCGACCGCGCGCGGCAGTCCGTGGTCCGTTGCAGCGCGTCGGCGCAGCTCCTCCGAGGGATCGCGGGAGCCGACCGGGAGCACCTCCCCGGGCTCCTCGCCTCCCTGCGCGCGGACAACGCCCTGGACTTCGCGGGCTTCGTCGACGCGCGAGGACGGCTCGTGACCTCCTCGGGGAGCGAGGCCGTGCTCAGGGACGCCGGGGCCCGCGAGGCGATGCTGCGCTCCGCGCTGGCGGGAGAGACCGTCTCCGGCACCCTCGTGCTCGACGCCAGGGCCCTGGAACTCGAGGGGAACGGCCTCTCCCGGCAGGCGCTCCTGCCGATCGTACGGGTCCCCAGGAGCCGGCCGGTCTCCGACGAATCGGTCGACCGCGGTCCGGTCCTGTTCGCCGCCGCGCCGGTCAGGATCGGGTCCAGGATCGTCGGGGCGGCCTACGGCGGCGTCCTGATCAGCCGCAACACCGAAGTCGTGAACCAGGTCAAGCTGGCCGTCTTCGGGAACGAGACGTTCGACGGGAGGCCGGTCGGGGCCGTGTCGATCTTCCTCGGGGACGTCCGGGTCTCGACCACGGAGACGTCCCTGGGCTCGCAGGTTTCCTCCGACGTGGCCGCGAAGGTGCTGGACTCAGGAGTGCCCTGGTTCGGTCCGGCGTTCGTGGTGAAGGAGTGGTTCATCACGGCCTACGAGCCGCTCCGGGACCCCAGGGGCCGGATCGTCGGGATGCTGGGCGTCGGCGTGAGGGAGGACCCCTACCTCGCCCTGCGGACCCGGGTGATGCTCACGTTCCTGGTGGTCGCCTGCGTCGGCGTGCTGATCGTTTTCGGCCTGACCTACGTCATCGCGCGCGCCATGGTCCGGCCCCTCGCGGTGATGGCCGGGGCGACGCGGCGGATCGCGACCGGCGATCTCGATCACACGGTGCCGGTCACCTCCGGAGACGAGATCGGCACGCTGGCAGTGTCGTTCAACGCCATGGTGGCGAGCCTCAGGGTGGCCCGGGACGAGCTGGAGCAGTGGACCCAGACGCTCGAGGACAAGGTCCGCGAGCGGACCGCCGAGCTGGTGCAGATGCAATCGAAGATGGTCGAGGCCGAGCGGATGGTCTCCCTGGGCAGGATGGCGGCGGGAGTCGCGCACGAGATCAACAATCCGATGGGGGGCATCCTGACGTTCGCGACGCTCGGCCTCGAGGACCTGCCGGCGGACCACCCCCAGCGGCGCAACTTCGAGATCATCGTCAAGCAGACCCTCCGGTGCCGCGACATCGTCAAGGGCTTGCTCGAGTTCTCGCGCCAGTCGGAGTCCAAGCCGACGCTCACCGACGTGGACGAGGTGGTGGACAAGACGCTGATGCTCCTTCAGCAGCAGGCGAGCTTCCAGAACATCCGCACGACGCGGGTCGCGGGGGATAGCCTTCCGCCGATCCTGATCGATCCGGGCCACCTGCAGCAAGTGGTGCTCAACCTCGTCGTCAACGCCGTGGACGCGATGGAGGAGAAGGGCGAGCTGACCGTCGTCACCGAGAGATCATTCGACGGGCGGGAGGTGTGCATCCGGATCAAGGACACCGGGAAAGGGATCTCCGGTGAGACCCTGCCGTTGATCTTCGAGCCGTTCTTCACCACCAAGGAGGTCGGGCGAGGCACGGGGCTCGGCCTGGCCATCGTGCACGGGATCGTGACCCGTGCCGGGGGCCGGGTGGAAGTGGGAACCTCCCCCGGAGGCACCACGTTCACCGTCCGCTTCCCCGCCAGCGACGCGCCGCAGTCGGTCCGCGCCGAGACGGAGTCGGACCTGGGGCTGGCGTAGGAGGTGGGTGGGGCCGACCTCCGCGCCACCGGCTCACGCGCGGCGCGCCGCCCTTCCCAGGGCCGGTCCCGCCAGGAATCCGGTCGAAGCGATCCTTCCGAGGAGCAGGCCGAGGGAGGCCGCCACGACCCCCACCAGCTCGAAGCCGGCGACGCCGACGAGCAGCACGCCGACGACCGTCGCGACCTCGACGACGGTCGCCCAGGTGATCCGGCGCGTGCGATGCGCATGGACGAGCAGGCCCCGCTCGAGCGACAGGAGAACCTCGAGCGCCGGCATGAGCGTCAGGATCCGGATGGGGAGCAACGCGAGCGTGGCCAGCTCGGCGGATAGCCCGGACACGCGCTGGAACCAGACGGTCGAAAGCGGCGTGAAGGCGACGACGGCCAGGCCCAGCGTCACCAGGCCCCCGAGCTTCCGGGCGAACGCCGCGAGCGGCTCGAAATGCTCGCCGCGGTCTCCCAGGAGCGCGATCGCGACCTCCTGGTAGGCGATGCCGCCGCTGCGAAACAGGAGCAGAAGCGACATGACGACCGGAAGGACCGCCAGCGATTCGACCGGCAGCCGGCTGTGCCCCAGGAAGAGGCTGATGAGCGGGTTGATCCCGAACGACAGGATCGACGTCAGCGCCAGCGGATAGTAGAACCACACGACGCGCCCCGTCGTCAGGGGCGGGATCCCGCGGTCCTGCGATGCCGTCCCGCCCAGGAGGTCGCGCACGACGTGGCGGGCCATCAGCCGGGTCGCCATGGCCTCCATGACGACGCCGGCCGACAGCGCCGCCGCGCCGACGCACACGCCGGGAAGCGGGCTGAGCGTGCCGAGGAGGACGGCGACGGCCGTCATCGACGTCAGCCTCACCACCGTGCCGTACGCCACCCGGCGGGTGAGCTTGTGGCGGACGAGAACCCCCTGGTAGAACCTCCGGTACCCGATGGCCGCCGGCCAGGGCAGCAGCACGGCCATCGCAAGATGAGTCAATCGCGCCACCGGCACGGGCAGGCCGACGAGATCGACCATGATCCGACGGAAGACGGGGGGCGCGAGGAGGACGAGCATCGCCACGGTGATCGAGACGTTGAGGGAGTAGATGAACCGCCGCAGCGTCAGGAACGATGGGCGATCGCGCACGAGCGCCGTCGCGGCGCTCAGCGCCATGACGATCGGCGACTCGACGAGCAGCGCGAACGAGAAGGCGACCCCAAAGGCCGCGAGGTTGTATTCGGGATCGTGGAGGCGGGCGATGACCGCCGCGATGAACGGACCCTCCACCGACATCATGAGCCACGTGGCGGCCAAGGGGGCCCAAAATCGCAGGATGGCCCGCTCGGTCAGCGTCTCCGGTGCGTGGGTTGTCGCGATCATTTCGATTGGGTCGCGATGGTAGCGCCTGCCGGAAATCGAAGGCAAGGGATCCGCCGCCATGCGCTCGGAAAGTCTAGGAAAGAGGTTCTTCAGCTCGCGGACGTTTCCCCGCCAGGCGTATCGCTTCAGGACCTCGAGCGCCTCGGGCGAGGTGCGCCAGGGCCTCGCCGCGGCGTGGAGGCGAACCGCTTGAATTCACCCGGGCACGGGAAGGAGAATGGGCCAGGGCGGTAGGTTTCAGGGCGGGAGCGGCGGGGTGGCATGGCATTCCCGTACCGGACGCCGCCGTGGATTCGCAGCTTCGAGTTCCTATCCGCGGTATTTTGGTGAAGATAGTCAAAAGTTCTAAGCCACGTCCGGGAAGTTGCGTCGAATTTCTCCATTGACTGAGGTGCTGCAGCAGAGTACCTCTCAGTTACGAAGCGGGGGTTTGGCAAGTGCTGATACGCGGCGGTGCGACGAAAATGCCGAAAAGGGGGGAAACATGAAAAGGTGGGTAGTTCTTCTTTCAGTCCTGACGGTGGCTTTCATGGGCGCCGGTGTCGCAATGGCGTGCCCGACCATTGAGGGGTATGTACGGTGCGACACCAACCAAGACGGTTTGTACGAGGACAGCGACACCCCTCTGGCCAATGTCGTGGTCAGAGTGGTGAACCTTGCCGGAACGTGGAGCGGCTCTGTCGTGACCCGCGCCGATGGCTACTACATCATCCAAGCCCAGTGTACCGAAGACACGTACAGGCAGACCCTCGACCCGGTGACGCTGCCGAGTGACTATCAATATCTCATCCCGACATCGGGAGAGTTCGTTATCGACCTTCCCGGAAGCGGGGCCTTAGTCGAGCGCAACTGGCTCATCGGCAGTGCGAACTGCCAGCTTGGCAAGTGCTGGCTTACCGGCGGTGGAGCCAAGTACGAGCCGATCGTGGGCCTGAAGTTGGCGACGCAGGGCAAGCAGTACAGCTTCGGCGGCAACGTGTTCCCTGGCTGCAGCCCGACCGCCGGCGACGGTGGCCAGTGGAACACCATTGACCACGTCGGCAACCTCCATTTCCAGGGGTGGAGTGTTCAGATCGTCGCCTGCGGGAACGTCCCCGGCATCCCGGAGGGCTCGACATCACCCGCGACTCCATTCAACTACATCGAGTTCCAGGGGACGGGTACCTTGAAGGGAATCTCGGGGAACAAGATTGGCACAATACCCGTCTACTTCTTCGCCCGGTGCGAAGACCGCAACGAGCCGGGAAGCAATGGAGCGAAAGACGGTGCGCTCATCGACCGGTACTTCCTCCACGTCTTCACGGATCCCCTGAACCCGGTTAGCAGCACGCTGCTCCTCATCGACCAGGACGGCAATCCGGCCACGGTGGATCCGGTTCGGATCACGGACGGCAACCTGCAGCTTCACATCAGCAGCTGCCCCTGACGACCCGCACGCAGGACCGCTGAAGAACGGGGGGAAGGGCGCCTGCCCTTCCCCCGTTTTGAGTCAGCTCCGTGCTATTCTCGGATCTCTGACGACGCTCCAGGCGGTTAGCTCAGCCGGTAGAGCACCGCACGGAGTCCACTCGTACGTACGGCGGATGCTCTCGCCCGCGACGTCCTTGTCCCCGATCGCCCCTTGGGGCTAAGCTGGTCGACGAGGAAAGGGGGTATCTCCTATGACGAGAAGGTGCAGGGGAGCGATCGTGTTGATGGCCTCGTTACTCGTGATCCTGGCCTCGGTCGCCTCGGCAAGCGATCCGGCCGCCGGTAGTCCTTCAGAGAAGAAGAAGGACTGCGACATGACCTACAGCCTCAAAGGGTGGTCGGCGATCTACAAGACCGCCAAGGGCGAGGGGAGCATTACCTGCACCAACGGCCAGACGGCGCAGGTGGCGATCACCGTGCACGGAGGTGGCCTCACCTTCGGGAAAACCGAGATCTTCAACGGCAAGGCCGAGATATCCGGCGTACGATCGATCAACGAGATCTATGGGTCGTACGCCTCGATGGCAGCCCATGCGGGCGTGGCCAAGGCCGGCGCGGTCGAGGTCATGACCAAGGGGAAGGTCTCCCTCGCGCTCGCTGGAACGGGCGAAGGTGTCGACATCGGGATCGATTTCTCGAAGTTCACGATCAGCAAGATCGGCACGGCCGAGAGTAAGCACAAGTGATTTCCGGGTCGCGCTCCCGGGCGCGACCCACCAACCTTCCCACGAGACGTCGCGACCGTCATGTCCCTCGGCGCCGGCGGTCGCACGTTGAACGCCAGGGTGCCAAGCGCGCACCGCGATCAACCCGATTGCGGCCACCGTGGTCGCGACTTGACTTGGTTCCGGGCGAGGGCGCAAGATCCTCGCGAAGCCCGCCAACGCAGGAGGAACGGCAATGAATCTCGTCGCCCGCGTCCAGAGAATCCTGTTCAGGCCGAAGCAGGAGTGGCAGGCGATCGATGCCGAGCCCGCGACCGCTTCCGCGATCTTCGCCGGCTACGTGCTTCCGATGTGCGCCATCGGGCCCGTGGCGTCTCTGATCGGGCTGACCGTCTTCGGGATCCGAGTTCCGTTCGGGGAAACGCTCCGGGTCCCGCTGGGAACCGCCGTCTCGAGCGCGGTCCTCCACTGGGTCCTCGCGGTCGTCGGTATCTTCGTGCTTGCCCTGCTCATCGACGCCCTCGCCGCGCCCTTCGGCGGCCAGAAGAGCTCGATCCGGTCGCTCAAGGTCGCCGCGTATTCCAGCACGGCCGCGTGGGTCGCTGGGATCTTCTCGCTGGTCCCGGTCCTGAGCGTTCTTGGGCTTCTGGGCCTGTACAGCCTCTACCTGCTTTTCCTGGGACTTCCCGTCCTGATGAAGGTGCCGCAGGAAAAAGCCCTGGGTTACACGATCGTGGTCGTCGTTTGCGCCATCGTGCTGTTCATCGCGATCGCGATGATCGCGGCGATTCCGCTCGGGCTCCAGAGGTTGATGACCGGCAGGATGTAGCCCTTCACGGGGCCTTCTCGCGGCGAGGACGTCGACGCCACCTCCGTGCACGGGCACGAGGGACACCGCGAGTGAGAACGGGCGCGAAAGAGCAAGGGGAGGAGAAGACATGACACAGGAATCCGCGGACCCCGAACAGGTTTCCGGCGAGCTTCCCGCGGCCCGTCCCGTGAAGCTGGACGAGCTGGTGGACTACGTTCCGGGATCGGTCGTCAGTCGCACGCTCGTGAAGAACGCCGCGGGCACCATCACGTTGTTCGCGTTCGATGCCGGCCAGGGTCTGAGTGAACACTCGGCACCTTACGACGCGGTGGTTCAGGTTCTGGACGGCGCGGTGGCCCTTTCCATCGGTGGCAAGCCGGTTCCGGCCGCTGCCGGCGAGACCGTCCTGATGCCCGCCAATGTCCCCCATGCGGTGCAAGCCTCGCAGCGATTCAAGATGGTGCTCACCATGATCCGTGGTTAGGGCCACAGAGACCGATAGCGGCCTTCATTGCTGCACGGTGGGACGCGGGGCAGCGCGAGCGTCGGACGGACCCGAGACGAGGACGACCATTCCAAGGTCGTGACGTGTTTTCCCTGGGGGTCATCCTCTACGAGATGCTGACCGGGGAGCGTCCTCACCCGGTGGAGAAGTCCTCGGTCATCGACGCGCTCCGGATGATCTGCTCGGACTCGCGGCGACCCCTGCGCGAGACTTGGCCCGGGCACGGGGAGGAAAATGGGTGCGTGGGGGGGTCTTGGGGCAGGAGGGCGGGGTTGACATAGCAATCCAGTACCGGACGCCGCCGCGGTTTCGCCGCTTCGAGTTCCCTGCGATCACTCGAACGTCGGATCGGACGAAGTGCTGGACTACTGCATTGAGGAGTCCATGGGCCGGAAGGGGATCGAGTACGGCTCCATCACGCTGCACCCCGACGGGCTCCCCCACGGGCCGCAGCCGGGGAAGGTCGAGCGCACGCGGGACTTCGTGGACGACTTCCGTACGGTCGTCGCGGGGTCGGGCTCGGCGGGAGTCGCGACGATCTTCGAGATCGCCCTCACCGCCCGCTGGCGCGAGAGCGACCGCGACGCCTCGGTGGGGCTGGCCGACGCGGTCGAGACGATGGCGTCGCCTCGGCCGGAATTCAAGCTCCGGTGCGGTGGCCCCGAGCCGTCGGACGTCCCCTCGGAGGCGGAGCACAGCCTGACGGTTTCGGTCGAGGTGCACCCGTTCGATCCGGGCGAGATCGTCGAGCAGGACTACGACGTCTGGCATCTCCAGCCGCTGCTCTACGCCATCGACTCGTTCGAGCAGCTCGCGGACGGCTTCGACGATTGGGTCAGGAGCGAGAGGCTGCTGTAGGGCAACGAAAGGAGCCGGCGGTGACCCATCTCATCGGAAGAGCGCTCAGGGGGCTCCGGCGCGGCCTCGGTCTGGGACGCTCACGCCCCCGACTGTCCCCGGCCGAGCGGCGCCAAAAGGACGAGGTCGATTCGGTGTGCATCGGCTACTCGGGTGACGGGCATTGGAACTTCTTTCGGACGATCGCGAGACGACCGAATCTCCGTAAGCTCTGCGTCCTCGGCGTCTACCACGGCCGCGACGTCGCGTACCTCTCCGCGCTCCTCGCGCGCGAAGGGCGCGGTGACGCCGCCATCGTCGGCGTCGACAAGTTCGAGGACACCCCCTGCAAGGACTGGCCCGAGTCCGCGAGCGGCTTGAGCTGGCGCCAGGCCGGGTTCGGGGAGCCGCCGGACATCGAGACGACTCGGCGCAATCTGGCCCGTCTCGGCCTCGATCGGAACGTGAGTCTGCGGAAGCAGGAGGCCGAGAGCTTCCTCGCGAAGACGGCGGAGGTGTTCGACTTCATCTACGTCGACACCTCCCACGATTACCATTCGACCGACCGGACGATCCGACTCGCCATGCGCCGCCTGAACCCGGACGGAACCATCGCGGGAGACGACTTCTCCGACCGAGGCACCTGGGGAGTCGCCAGCGCGGTACGGGATTCCTTCGTGAAGTTCGAGGTCTTGAGCGACTGGATCTGGCTCGCTCGACCGAGCGACTACCGGGGCGCTCGCGGCGCGGACGAGGCCTGATCCGAGGTCGTTTCCTGCTCTCGAGCGTGTCGATCGCGGCGGAATGAAGCGCCTTGCCGCTCTCGGTGCGCGAAGGGTATGCTCTGCGGCCCCCGGGACGACTCGGGCAGCTGGGTCGAGCCGGCGGGGTTTCCCGCCACGGAGCCCCGGGAGCCCCGTTCGGAGGGTGTTTCTCCATGGCCGACATCGTCATCATCGGCGGTTGCGGGCACGTCGGATTGCCTCTGGGCCTCGCGTTCGCCCTGGCCGGCCGGAGCGTCGTGGCCGTGGACATCGACGCGGAAAAAGTCGCACGGACGAACCAGGGGGTGATGCCGTTCGTCGATGCGGGAGCGGATCGATGCCTGCCGGAGGTCCTGCGGAAGAAGACCTTCACGGCGACCACGTCGAGCGACGCGATCCGGGACGCCGACACGGTGATCACGGTCGTCGGAACGCCGCTCGACGAACACCTGAACCCGCGTCTCGAGGTCTACTCCGACCTGATCCGGCGCGACCGGTCGCGACTGCGCGACGGGCAGCTCCTGGTCCTCCGCTCGACCGTCTACCCGGGCACGACCGATCAGGTCGCGCACGCCCTGGAGCGGGCCGGCTTCGACCTCGACGTTGCGTTCTGTCCCGAGCGCGTCGCGGAGGGAGTGGCGCTCGAGGAGATCCACTCCCTTCCGCAGATCGTCTCCGGCACCACGCCGCGCGCAGAGCGACGCGCGGCCGACCTCTTCGGCCTGCTCACCCCGGACGTCATCGGCTTGCCGACCATGGCGGCCGAGTTGACGAAGCTCTACAACAACGCATGGCGCTACATCCAGTTCGCCGTGGCGAACCAGTTCTACATGATCGCGAACGACTGCGGCCTCGATTTCCACGAGATCCACCGCGCGATGACCGAGAAGTACCCTCGCGCCCGAGGCTTCCCCCGCGCCGGATTCGCCGCGGGCCCCTGCCTGTTCAAGGACACGATGCAGTTGGCCACCTTCAACAACAACGCGTTCTTCCTGGGGCACTCGGCCATGCTGGTCAACGAGGGCCTGCCCAACTACCTGGTGCGTCGCGTCACGTCGAGGTACGACCTGCGGGAGATGACGGTGGGCATCCTGGGAATGACCTTCAAGGCGGACTCCGACGACCCGCGCGACTCGCTCTCCTTCAAGCTCAGGAAGTGCCTGGTCTTCGAGGCAAAGGAGGTGCTCTGCGCCGATCCCTACCTCGACCGGCCGTGGATCCTCCCCGCCGAGGAGGTCGTCGAACGCTCCGGCCTGCTCTTCGTCGGCGCACCGCATCGGGCGTACAAGGCACTGGACATGCGGGGAAAGACCGTGATCGACGTCTGGAACTCCGTTCCGGGAGGAGTGAGCGTCGTATGAAGGTCCTCGTCACGGGATCGAACGGCTTCATCGCGGGCTACCTCGTCGCCGAGCTCCTGGAGCACGGGTACGAGGTGGTCGGGGTGGACAACTTCAGCAAGTACGGCAGGGTGGCGAAGTCCTACGACGCGCATCCGGGCTACCGGCTGGTCGAGGGCGACGCCAAGGACCTCGACCTGCTCCAGGACCTCGTCGCGGATTGCGACCACTTCGTGATGTGCGCCGCGATGATCGGGGGGATCTCCTATTTCCACCGATACGCGTACGATCTCCTCGCCGAGAACGACCGGATCACCGCGGCCGCCTTCGACGCGGCCCTCTGGGCGTATCGGAGCCGGAAGCTCGTCAAGGCCACCCTCCTCAGCTCCTCCATGGTCTTCGAGTCCACGACGCAATTCCCGACGCCGGAGGGCGCGCAGCGCACGTCGTCTCCACCGCTCTCCACCTACGGCTTTCAGAAGCTCGCCTCCGAGTACTACGCGCGGGGCGCCTGGGAGCAGTACGGCCTGCCGTTCACGATCGTCCGCCCGTTCAACTGCGTGGGCGTCGGCGAGGGGCGCGCCCGCGGCGAGCACGAGATCTATTCGGGCAACGTGAAGCTGGCCATGAGCCACGTCGTGCCGGACCTGGTGCAGAAGGTGCTCAAGGGCCAGGACCCTCTCCACCTCCTCGGCGACGGGACGCAGGTGCGCCACTACACCTATGGGGGCGACCTCGCGCGGGGAATTCGCCTGTGCATCGAGCGCCCCGAGGCGCGAAACGAGGACTTCAACATCTCGACGCCCGTCCGGACGAGCGTCCTCGAGCTGGCGGAGATGATCTGGAAGAAGGCGCGATGCGACGCGGAGCCCTTCCGCTACGTTTCCGATCCGCCGTTCGAGCACGACGTCCGGCTCCGCACGCCGGACGTTTCGAAGGCCAAGCGCCTCCTGGGCTTCGAGTCCACGACGTCTCTCGAGACCATTCTCGACGAGGTCATCCCCTGGATCCGGGAGCAGATCGAGCTCGGCACGATTTGACTCGGGCGCCGCCTTGCGCTGCGGCTCGGCGGACGGTAGGCTACCCCCGCACTCGGAGCCTCACGTGAAGGTCCTCTTCAGCAATCCGCCCTGGTGGGAGGCGCCGGAAGGAAGTTTCTTGCGGCGCCGCTGGCGCGTCGGGGTGCGGGCCGGCTCGCGGTGGCCCTTCACCTACCCGACGCGTTGCCGTCCGGGCCGTTACCGATTCGGGGACTACGTTCCCTACCCGTTCTTCATGGGGTACGCGGCTACGTACGCGCGTAGGGTGACCGGCGCGGACGTCCGCCTGCGCGACAGCGTCGCCCTGCGCG
Encoded here:
- a CDS encoding Ni/Fe hydrogenase subunit alpha, whose amino-acid sequence is MTRTIAVNHLARVEGHGGVTVVLDGDRIERLEFDIFEGLRLFEGLVVGRTADEIPAIVSRICAICSHGHTVAALRALEDALGVHVSRKARMLRDLSFQGQNIESHALHVFVLALPDVLGHPSVISLAAVAPDVVATALRLKKLGNSIQEVTGGRAVHPVNHVIGGFGRFPTLDEMLVLRRDLEAGVEDCKRVIDVLAGIRMPEFVSEPIRVAALVPEDDAFFFGNEIALSTGERIPVADYRSLTNERVALHSTAKHSEHRGRSYMVGSLARLTLHGERIGGLAREAWERIGFRLPSSNIVANNVAQAVEMIYSVEQALRVVNRLLEEGLEPEAPAPYRMRASSGAAAVEVPRGTLFHSYTLDAGGKVLAADVITPTAQNLLNAEDQMRATVRDAKGATDDEIRHRLEIVARAYDPCISCSVHVVRT
- a CDS encoding cache domain-containing protein, with the translated sequence MLSFLRDLSLRVKITLAFILLVLLGASVSITIGSGIITRAMLGEAQKRVSTGLETARMMYELRLDRARQSVVRCSASAQLLRGIAGADREHLPGLLASLRADNALDFAGFVDARGRLVTSSGSEAVLRDAGAREAMLRSALAGETVSGTLVLDARALELEGNGLSRQALLPIVRVPRSRPVSDESVDRGPVLFAAAPVRIGSRIVGAAYGGVLISRNTEVVNQVKLAVFGNETFDGRPVGAVSIFLGDVRVSTTETSLGSQVSSDVAAKVLDSGVPWFGPAFVVKEWFITAYEPLRDPRGRIVGMLGVGVREDPYLALRTRVMLTFLVVACVGVLIVFGLTYVIARAMVRPLAVMAGATRRIATGDLDHTVPVTSGDEIGTLAVSFNAMVASLRVARDELEQWTQTLEDKVRERTAELVQMQSKMVEAERMVSLGRMAAGVAHEINNPMGGILTFATLGLEDLPADHPQRRNFEIIVKQTLRCRDIVKGLLEFSRQSESKPTLTDVDEVVDKTLMLLQQQASFQNIRTTRVAGDSLPPILIDPGHLQQVVLNLVVNAVDAMEEKGELTVVTERSFDGREVCIRIKDTGKGISGETLPLIFEPFFTTKEVGRGTGLGLAIVHGIVTRAGGRVEVGTSPGGTTFTVRFPASDAPQSVRAETESDLGLA
- a CDS encoding YIP1 family protein: MNLVARVQRILFRPKQEWQAIDAEPATASAIFAGYVLPMCAIGPVASLIGLTVFGIRVPFGETLRVPLGTAVSSAVLHWVLAVVGIFVLALLIDALAAPFGGQKSSIRSLKVAAYSSTAAWVAGIFSLVPVLSVLGLLGLYSLYLLFLGLPVLMKVPQEKALGYTIVVVVCAIVLFIAIAMIAAIPLGLQRLMTGRM
- a CDS encoding cupin domain-containing protein, whose amino-acid sequence is MTQESADPEQVSGELPAARPVKLDELVDYVPGSVVSRTLVKNAAGTITLFAFDAGQGLSEHSAPYDAVVQVLDGAVALSIGGKPVPAAAGETVLMPANVPHAVQASQRFKMVLTMIRG
- a CDS encoding class I SAM-dependent methyltransferase → MTHLIGRALRGLRRGLGLGRSRPRLSPAERRQKDEVDSVCIGYSGDGHWNFFRTIARRPNLRKLCVLGVYHGRDVAYLSALLAREGRGDAAIVGVDKFEDTPCKDWPESASGLSWRQAGFGEPPDIETTRRNLARLGLDRNVSLRKQEAESFLAKTAEVFDFIYVDTSHDYHSTDRTIRLAMRRLNPDGTIAGDDFSDRGTWGVASAVRDSFVKFEVLSDWIWLARPSDYRGARGADEA
- a CDS encoding nucleotide sugar dehydrogenase → MADIVIIGGCGHVGLPLGLAFALAGRSVVAVDIDAEKVARTNQGVMPFVDAGADRCLPEVLRKKTFTATTSSDAIRDADTVITVVGTPLDEHLNPRLEVYSDLIRRDRSRLRDGQLLVLRSTVYPGTTDQVAHALERAGFDLDVAFCPERVAEGVALEEIHSLPQIVSGTTPRAERRAADLFGLLTPDVIGLPTMAAELTKLYNNAWRYIQFAVANQFYMIANDCGLDFHEIHRAMTEKYPRARGFPRAGFAAGPCLFKDTMQLATFNNNAFFLGHSAMLVNEGLPNYLVRRVTSRYDLREMTVGILGMTFKADSDDPRDSLSFKLRKCLVFEAKEVLCADPYLDRPWILPAEEVVERSGLLFVGAPHRAYKALDMRGKTVIDVWNSVPGGVSVV
- a CDS encoding NAD(P)-dependent oxidoreductase; this translates as MKVLVTGSNGFIAGYLVAELLEHGYEVVGVDNFSKYGRVAKSYDAHPGYRLVEGDAKDLDLLQDLVADCDHFVMCAAMIGGISYFHRYAYDLLAENDRITAAAFDAALWAYRSRKLVKATLLSSSMVFESTTQFPTPEGAQRTSSPPLSTYGFQKLASEYYARGAWEQYGLPFTIVRPFNCVGVGEGRARGEHEIYSGNVKLAMSHVVPDLVQKVLKGQDPLHLLGDGTQVRHYTYGGDLARGIRLCIERPEARNEDFNISTPVRTSVLELAEMIWKKARCDAEPFRYVSDPPFEHDVRLRTPDVSKAKRLLGFESTTSLETILDEVIPWIREQIELGTI